One window of Acetomicrobium thermoterrenum DSM 13490 genomic DNA carries:
- a CDS encoding ABC transporter substrate-binding protein yields the protein MKRQITMLFSALLVVMLCSGIVSATPKKVVFSDLSWDSIQFHNRVMAFLMEKGWDYETDFLFSEEMPGYVALERGDVHVVLEVWTEGQLEWWQGATKAGKVIDLGTVFPNARSGWYVPYYVAEGDPEKGIPSVRSIEDIREHWMIFKNPENPEMGRFINAPTGWAAHTINKDKIKGYGLEDKLEPFDTGSATALRTVIVTAYQRHEPIVAYYWEPTPLLGELDMVMIEEPPYDPEIWETTHACASPAFTVAKAVNPAWIQANEEVRGLLERYHMTLEKTNEALAWMKNNGYDVDKTAIWFLKENTDLWHQWVEDEEKIKRIEKALKTVS from the coding sequence GTGAAGAGACAAATTACAATGCTTTTTTCAGCGCTTTTGGTCGTCATGCTTTGCTCTGGGATTGTTTCGGCGACTCCGAAAAAAGTCGTTTTCTCAGATCTTTCCTGGGACAGCATCCAGTTTCACAACAGGGTAATGGCCTTTTTGATGGAAAAAGGCTGGGATTACGAAACGGATTTTCTTTTCTCTGAAGAAATGCCGGGCTACGTGGCCCTTGAAAGGGGAGACGTCCACGTCGTTCTCGAGGTCTGGACTGAAGGGCAACTGGAGTGGTGGCAAGGAGCGACGAAAGCCGGCAAGGTTATAGATCTCGGGACGGTCTTTCCCAACGCCCGTTCAGGATGGTATGTCCCCTACTATGTTGCAGAAGGGGATCCGGAAAAAGGAATCCCGTCAGTCAGGAGCATAGAGGATATCAGAGAGCACTGGATGATATTCAAGAATCCCGAGAACCCTGAAATGGGACGTTTTATCAACGCCCCGACAGGTTGGGCGGCTCACACGATCAACAAGGACAAGATCAAGGGATATGGTCTCGAGGACAAATTGGAGCCCTTTGATACGGGCTCGGCCACGGCATTGCGCACGGTAATTGTCACAGCCTATCAACGTCACGAGCCCATAGTCGCCTATTACTGGGAGCCTACGCCGCTTCTTGGAGAGCTTGACATGGTTATGATCGAGGAACCTCCCTATGATCCGGAAATCTGGGAGACCACCCATGCCTGTGCCTCTCCCGCCTTTACCGTTGCAAAAGCCGTCAATCCGGCCTGGATACAGGCAAACGAAGAAGTCCGGGGCCTTCTTGAGCGTTATCATATGACCCTGGAAAAGACTAACGAGGCTTTGGCGTGGATGAAAAATAATGGTTACGATGTCGATAAAACAGCGATCTGGTTTTTGAAGGAAAATACCGACTTGTGGCATCAATGGGTCGAGGATGAAGAAAAGATCAAGCGGATTGAAAAAGCCCTGAAGACAGTGTCATAG
- a CDS encoding iron-sulfur cluster-binding protein, with protein MSTILIIQVQKNDEREITEAVKRAVDQIEGLEDIVSPGDLVLVKPNLVRIPPSDNGTATRWKVSKAVADLVIEFGARAVKSPWRWKENGNSSV; from the coding sequence GTGAGCACTATATTGATCATCCAGGTTCAAAAAAATGACGAAAGGGAAATTACCGAGGCCGTCAAAAGGGCCGTGGATCAGATCGAGGGGCTGGAAGACATTGTATCCCCCGGGGATCTTGTGCTGGTCAAACCGAATCTGGTGAGGATCCCGCCTTCCGATAACGGTACGGCCACGCGCTGGAAAGTGTCGAAAGCCGTGGCGGACCTTGTAATTGAGTTTGGCGCCAGGGCGGTGAAAAGCCCGTGGAGATGGAAAGAAAACGGTAATTCGTCCGTTTAG
- a CDS encoding L-2-amino-thiazoline-4-carboxylic acid hydrolase yields MEPEKQETVSLEKAKEQVAKACRRIAMLHIAYARTLVEELGPEEGKRLAMRAIKTYGKQVGASARKRVEAQGLENTPENYVEDLPEFGLYEELEKIETGEGLIRRLKGCEMGKLWRELGEEELGRIYCYIDSAKSMAFNPDWVLVHKTCMPDGDPHCDLCYRRTTEEEKSNFLKDDTDFENLDKP; encoded by the coding sequence TTGGAACCGGAAAAGCAGGAAACTGTTTCCCTGGAAAAGGCAAAGGAACAGGTCGCAAAGGCGTGCCGAAGAATTGCCATGCTCCATATCGCCTACGCACGAACTCTGGTGGAAGAACTTGGCCCCGAAGAGGGCAAGCGTCTCGCCATGCGGGCCATCAAGACATACGGGAAGCAGGTCGGGGCTTCAGCCCGTAAAAGGGTTGAAGCCCAGGGCCTGGAGAATACCCCGGAGAATTACGTGGAAGACCTGCCCGAGTTCGGCCTTTATGAAGAACTGGAAAAAATCGAGACCGGAGAAGGACTGATCAGGCGGCTGAAAGGTTGCGAAATGGGGAAACTCTGGCGCGAGTTGGGAGAAGAAGAACTGGGCCGCATCTACTGCTACATCGACTCCGCAAAATCAATGGCCTTCAACCCTGACTGGGTGCTGGTGCACAAAACCTGCATGCCCGACGGGGACCCACATTGCGACCTTTGCTACCGCCGGACCACCGAGGAGGAAAAGTCCAACTTCCTCAAGGACGACACGGACTTCGAAAACCTCGACAAACCCTGA
- a CDS encoding type I restriction-modification system subunit M produces MEVSQLTWITNFIWGIADDVLRDLYVRGKYRDVILPMTVIRRLDAVLEPTKRAVLDLKASLDKAGIVHQDAALRQAAGQAFYNTSPFTLRDLKARASRQQLEADFRAYLDGFSPNVQEIIDNFEFRNQIPRLTKADALGTLIEKFLDPSINLSPYPVLDSAGSVRLPGLDNHAMGTIFEELVRRFNEENNEEAGEHWTPRDAVRLMARLIFEPIADQIESGTYLLYDGACGTGGMLTVAEETLLQLAKERGKQVSMHLFGQEINAETYAICKSDLLLKGEGEAADNIVGGPEHSTLSNDAFPGREFDFMLSNPPYGKSWKSDLERMGGKSGIKDPRFVVQHRGEELSLITRSSDGQMLFLVNMLSKMKHDTPLGSRIAEVHNGSSLFTGDAGQGESNIRRWIIENDWLEAIVALPLNMFYNTGIATYVWVLTNRKPEHRKGRVQLIDATQWYKPLRKNLGKKNCELSEEDIRRVLDTFLKFEETEQSKIFPNAAFGYWKVTVERPLRLKGIDPERTYTPKEIKALRQTAERAEDAPPVIKKIHKPGTAPDPLCGLFEMVIAGKPRVVEYEPDTELRESEQIPFLECRACHQPGYLPSPEDQRTAIEAFLRREVLPYVPDAWYDPASVKVGYEINFNRYFYKPKALRSLEEIRADLLAVEKEVEGLLAEILGGLTND; encoded by the coding sequence ATGGAAGTATCTCAACTGACCTGGATCACCAATTTCATTTGGGGCATCGCCGATGACGTGCTGCGCGACCTCTACGTGCGTGGCAAGTACCGTGACGTCATTCTCCCGATGACCGTGATCCGCCGATTGGATGCGGTATTGGAGCCCACCAAGCGGGCCGTGCTTGACTTGAAAGCTTCGCTCGACAAAGCTGGGATCGTACACCAGGACGCTGCTCTGCGACAGGCGGCCGGCCAGGCGTTTTACAATACCTCCCCCTTCACGCTGCGCGACCTCAAGGCTCGCGCGAGCCGCCAGCAACTGGAGGCGGATTTTCGCGCCTACCTCGATGGCTTTTCGCCTAACGTGCAGGAAATCATCGACAACTTCGAATTCCGCAACCAAATCCCCCGCCTGACTAAAGCTGATGCCTTGGGCACGCTCATCGAGAAGTTCCTCGACCCCTCGATCAACTTAAGCCCCTATCCCGTCCTCGACAGCGCCGGCAGCGTGCGCCTACCTGGCCTCGACAATCACGCCATGGGCACCATCTTCGAGGAGCTCGTCCGCCGCTTCAATGAGGAAAATAACGAAGAGGCCGGCGAGCACTGGACGCCACGCGACGCCGTGAGGTTGATGGCCCGCCTCATTTTTGAGCCGATCGCCGACCAGATCGAATCCGGCACCTACCTGCTCTACGACGGCGCCTGTGGTACCGGCGGGATGCTAACGGTGGCCGAGGAAACCCTGTTGCAACTGGCGAAAGAACGCGGCAAACAGGTCTCGATGCATCTTTTCGGTCAGGAGATCAACGCCGAGACCTACGCCATCTGTAAGTCCGACCTTTTGCTCAAGGGCGAGGGCGAAGCCGCCGACAACATCGTCGGCGGGCCGGAGCATTCGACCCTATCCAACGACGCCTTCCCGGGGCGTGAGTTCGATTTCATGCTCTCCAACCCGCCCTACGGTAAGAGTTGGAAGAGCGACCTGGAACGCATGGGCGGCAAAAGCGGCATCAAGGATCCGCGCTTTGTCGTGCAGCACCGGGGAGAGGAGCTGTCGCTCATCACCCGCTCGAGCGACGGCCAGATGCTGTTCCTGGTGAACATGCTCTCCAAGATGAAGCACGACACTCCGCTCGGCAGTCGCATCGCCGAGGTGCACAACGGCTCGTCGCTGTTTACGGGGGACGCCGGCCAGGGCGAGAGCAATATCCGCCGCTGGATCATCGAAAACGACTGGCTGGAAGCCATCGTCGCCCTGCCGCTGAACATGTTCTACAACACCGGCATTGCCACCTACGTTTGGGTGCTCACGAACAGAAAGCCCGAGCACCGCAAAGGCCGCGTGCAGCTCATCGATGCCACGCAGTGGTACAAGCCCCTGCGCAAGAACCTGGGAAAGAAGAACTGCGAGCTGTCCGAAGAGGACATTCGTCGCGTCCTCGACACTTTCCTCAAATTTGAGGAGACCGAGCAGTCCAAGATCTTTCCCAACGCGGCCTTCGGCTACTGGAAGGTGACGGTGGAGCGTCCCTTGCGCTTGAAAGGTATCGATCCCGAGCGCACCTACACTCCCAAGGAGATCAAGGCGCTTCGCCAAACGGCCGAGCGGGCGGAGGACGCACCGCCGGTGATCAAAAAGATTCACAAGCCTGGCACCGCGCCCGACCCGCTGTGTGGGCTCTTCGAGATGGTCATCGCCGGTAAGCCACGGGTGGTGGAGTATGAACCCGACACGGAGCTTCGCGAAAGCGAGCAGATTCCGTTCCTTGAGTGCCGGGCTTGCCATCAGCCCGGCTACCTACCAAGCCCGGAAGACCAGCGCACGGCGATCGAGGCTTTCCTGCGCCGCGAGGTGTTGCCTTACGTGCCGGATGCCTGGTACGACCCGGCCAGCGTCAAGGTGGGCTACGAGATCAACTTCAACCGCTACTTCTACAAGCCAAAGGCCCTGCGCTCGCTGGAAGAAATCCGAGCCGATCTTCTGGCGGTGGAGAAGGAGGTGGAGGGGTTGTTGGCGGAGATTTTGGGAGGCCTTACCAATGATTAA
- a CDS encoding Fic family protein has translation MEQVFRAFLPDKTPVTRERGPKFVPSGICISLLEIASNPISIEMLMKAAGQTNRTRFRKSILRPHLEARLIEMTILDKLRSSKQKYRLIKTDRELLEKHPEGEKRNE, from the coding sequence GTGGAGCAGGTTTTCCGGGCATTCTTGCCTGATAAGACGCCAGTCACCAGGGAACGAGGTCCCAAGTTTGTCCCAAGCGGCATCTGTATTTCCCTGCTTGAAATCGCGAGTAATCCTATATCCATTGAGATGTTGATGAAGGCCGCGGGACAGACAAACAGGACCCGGTTCCGTAAAAGCATTTTGCGCCCACACCTGGAGGCCAGGCTGATCGAAATGACAATTTTGGATAAACTTCGAAGTAGCAAACAGAAATACCGACTTATAAAAACAGACCGCGAGTTACTGGAAAAGCATCCCGAAGGAGAAAAAAGAAATGAATAA
- a CDS encoding MFS transporter: MKDSSKVYDVRRASMRFILMMGLVSLFGDMAYEGARSSTGAFMATLGASAGAVGFVVGFGELLGYAVRIFSGRLADRSKAYWPLVFLGYGLILCVPLLAVAPSWKIAALFILGERLGKAIRSPARDALLSYATKQVGRGWGFGIHEAMDQIGAIIGPLIMSLALYLGLGFRGGFSLLFVPAVFILLVLTLVKRTTPAPQSFEVEEEAKGEEEKDAKLPRVFWRYMLFVCLAGVGLIPFQIMAYHMKSGAFVSDVSIPIYYAMAMGIDALFALIVGRLYDSVGLRCLLFVPVFTLPIPLFAFARDPISLGLGVGLWGLVMAVHETIMRAAIADIVPPARRGTAYGIFNAAYGISLFCGSFIIGRLYDKALAYVILFVLLAVLLSYLAFVMFLGKHRQYQK, encoded by the coding sequence ATGAAGGATTCATCGAAAGTTTACGATGTGAGAAGGGCTTCCATGCGTTTTATATTGATGATGGGGCTTGTGAGCCTTTTCGGGGATATGGCCTACGAAGGTGCCAGAAGTTCCACCGGTGCTTTTATGGCAACTCTTGGTGCCAGCGCAGGAGCTGTCGGCTTTGTTGTCGGTTTTGGAGAGCTGCTTGGCTACGCCGTGCGCATTTTTTCCGGTCGCTTGGCCGATCGGTCCAAGGCATATTGGCCGCTGGTCTTTTTGGGGTATGGTCTCATCTTGTGTGTTCCCCTGCTCGCAGTGGCGCCCTCGTGGAAGATAGCTGCCCTATTTATTTTGGGCGAACGGCTCGGAAAGGCCATCAGAAGCCCTGCAAGGGATGCTTTGCTTTCATATGCCACCAAGCAGGTGGGGAGAGGTTGGGGTTTTGGGATTCATGAGGCGATGGACCAAATAGGCGCTATAATTGGTCCGCTTATAATGTCCCTTGCTTTATACCTTGGCTTGGGTTTTAGAGGGGGATTTTCACTTCTCTTTGTGCCTGCAGTGTTTATTTTGCTTGTATTGACTCTCGTGAAAAGGACGACTCCGGCTCCCCAGAGTTTCGAGGTGGAAGAAGAGGCAAAGGGGGAAGAGGAAAAGGATGCCAAATTGCCAAGGGTATTTTGGCGATATATGTTGTTCGTCTGTCTTGCTGGAGTGGGACTCATACCATTTCAGATAATGGCCTATCATATGAAATCGGGAGCATTCGTCTCTGACGTGAGCATACCGATATATTACGCCATGGCCATGGGAATAGATGCCCTGTTTGCCTTGATAGTCGGAAGGTTGTATGACAGCGTTGGTTTGAGGTGCCTTCTTTTCGTTCCCGTTTTTACCCTTCCTATACCGCTTTTTGCCTTTGCCAGAGATCCAATATCCTTGGGCCTTGGTGTCGGATTATGGGGTTTGGTAATGGCTGTTCACGAGACTATAATGCGAGCGGCTATAGCCGATATCGTTCCGCCTGCCCGCAGGGGAACCGCTTATGGCATATTCAACGCCGCATACGGTATTTCTCTTTTTTGCGGAAGTTTTATTATAGGGCGGCTTTACGACAAAGCGTTGGCTTACGTAATCCTCTTCGTTTTGCTGGCTGTGCTCCTTTCCTATTTGGCTTTTGTTATGTTTTTGGGAAAGCACAGGCAGTATCAAAAATGA
- a CDS encoding cation transporting ATPase C-terminal domain-containing protein has product MLPTNGGEALVIVTTIALGFVIPLTPVQVLWVNMVTAVTLALALAFEPMERDVM; this is encoded by the coding sequence ATGCTGCCTACCAACGGCGGCGAGGCCCTGGTCATTGTAACGACCATCGCCCTTGGCTTTGTCATCCCCCTCACGCCGGTACAGGTCCTGTGGGTCAACATGGTGACAGCCGTAACTCTTGCACTGGCCCTTGCTTTCGAGCCCATGGAGCGAGACGTCATGTAA
- a CDS encoding rubrerythrin family protein, protein MAVKNAMTADFLRSAYGGESMAHMRYLHWSEIAQKEGFPNIARLFKAIAYAEQIHAGNHFNVLDGDIGDHSVTAGGVFGVKKTAENLLGGIMGEEHEVEQMYPAYLEVAKMQGEKEAVRSFTFALEAEKIHAELYKKAKEAAEQGKDFEFKKVYICPVCGHTVLDELLDQCPVCGAKKDIYKEF, encoded by the coding sequence ATGGCTGTAAAGAACGCAATGACGGCCGATTTCTTGCGCTCCGCCTACGGTGGCGAGAGCATGGCCCATATGAGGTATCTGCATTGGAGCGAGATCGCGCAAAAGGAAGGTTTTCCAAATATAGCCCGCCTTTTTAAAGCGATAGCCTATGCCGAACAGATCCACGCTGGAAACCATTTCAATGTCTTAGATGGAGATATTGGCGACCACTCTGTAACTGCAGGCGGCGTATTCGGCGTTAAAAAGACCGCAGAAAACCTGCTCGGGGGCATCATGGGAGAGGAGCACGAGGTGGAACAAATGTACCCCGCCTATTTGGAAGTGGCCAAGATGCAGGGGGAAAAGGAAGCTGTCAGGTCTTTCACCTTCGCCTTAGAGGCAGAAAAGATACATGCCGAACTTTACAAAAAGGCCAAAGAGGCAGCAGAGCAGGGCAAGGATTTCGAATTCAAGAAGGTTTACATCTGCCCCGTCTGCGGACATACCGTCTTGGACGAACTTCTCGACCAGTGTCCCGTATGTGGAGCCAAAAAAGATATATACAAAGAATTTTAA
- a CDS encoding MFS transporter, whose product MWLLLFSRLLMGVGLGMVIPFSTSLISDLYEREERTRMMGLSNSFNMLGGMFALVLSGQLAFFSWRLPFLLYASGVPVMMMVAFFLPGEVAGEKDPQPTGGSLPPKRIFRRFGDVPFLCALFYSDADFSPAHEKQRPW is encoded by the coding sequence ATCTGGCTTTTGTTATTCTCCCGGCTTTTGATGGGCGTCGGCCTCGGCATGGTCATCCCTTTCTCGACGTCGCTGATTTCCGACCTCTATGAGAGAGAGGAGCGGACCAGGATGATGGGGCTTTCAAACTCATTCAACATGCTGGGCGGCATGTTCGCCCTGGTGCTTTCAGGGCAGCTGGCTTTCTTTTCCTGGCGTCTGCCTTTTTTGCTCTATGCGTCGGGGGTTCCGGTCATGATGATGGTCGCCTTCTTTCTGCCCGGTGAGGTTGCAGGTGAGAAAGATCCCCAGCCTACGGGTGGAAGTCTCCCCCCGAAACGTATATTTCGTCGCTTTGGAGATGTTCCTTTTTTGTGTGCTCTTTTTTATTCTGACGCCGATTTTAGCCCTGCACATGAAAAACAACGCCCTTGGTGA
- a CDS encoding EamA family transporter, whose protein sequence is MSLSRRNRAFIEAALATIFWGASFVAMKIAVNETSPSMIVWFRSLAGFGVLSLC, encoded by the coding sequence ATGAGTTTGAGTCGGAGAAATCGAGCCTTTATCGAGGCAGCATTGGCAACCATCTTTTGGGGAGCCTCCTTTGTGGCCATGAAGATAGCCGTAAATGAGACGAGTCCATCCATGATAGTGTGGTTTCGGTCCCTGGCCGGATTCGGCGTTTTATCCTTATGCTAA
- a CDS encoding HAD-IC family P-type ATPase encodes MAKAAIDVGGAGYAPDGFLTKDEKPVGLEENKAFMWFVTAGAVCNEARLFEDDGSWNIDGNPTEGALLTLAKKAGLEPEEAMKRWKRVDAIPFESDHKFMATLNESGGNRKVFLKGAPEAVLPRCDSQMQESGQMEEIDEGLWERLSGDLADEGFRLLAVAIADDASGKDDIDFDDVEKGFTLIGFAAIMDPPRPEAIEAVEECRRAGIQVKMITGDRARTAAIAKSMGISDSEHVMTGPEIEKTTDEELADLVKDIDVFARVSPEHKLRLVTALQKLGYITAMTRDGVNDAPALKKADIGIAMGKRVPRRPRKRQRWSSPTTTSPPSSMPSRRDGPSMTT; translated from the coding sequence ATGGCGAAAGCCGCGATAGATGTCGGAGGTGCGGGATATGCGCCTGATGGGTTCCTGACGAAAGATGAAAAGCCCGTAGGTCTGGAGGAGAATAAAGCCTTCATGTGGTTTGTCACGGCCGGCGCAGTATGCAACGAGGCACGGCTCTTTGAGGATGACGGATCCTGGAACATCGATGGCAACCCGACGGAGGGGGCCCTCCTGACCCTGGCGAAAAAGGCGGGCCTGGAGCCTGAAGAGGCCATGAAAAGATGGAAGCGGGTCGATGCTATCCCATTCGAGTCGGATCACAAGTTCATGGCCACCCTCAACGAGTCTGGCGGGAACCGGAAGGTCTTTCTCAAGGGCGCTCCCGAAGCCGTCCTCCCCAGGTGCGACAGCCAGATGCAAGAGAGTGGGCAAATGGAAGAGATTGACGAGGGCCTTTGGGAGAGACTGAGCGGAGATCTGGCCGATGAAGGTTTTCGTCTTCTGGCGGTAGCAATCGCCGACGACGCTTCAGGCAAGGATGATATTGACTTTGACGATGTTGAGAAGGGTTTCACTCTCATCGGTTTTGCCGCCATCATGGACCCGCCAAGACCCGAGGCGATAGAGGCCGTCGAAGAATGTCGCCGGGCGGGAATCCAGGTCAAGATGATCACCGGCGATCGAGCCCGGACGGCAGCTATCGCGAAAAGCATGGGGATCAGTGACAGTGAACATGTCATGACAGGACCGGAGATCGAAAAGACCACCGATGAAGAACTGGCGGATCTCGTCAAGGACATCGATGTTTTTGCCCGGGTGTCTCCGGAACACAAGCTCAGGCTTGTTACCGCCCTTCAAAAACTTGGGTACATCACCGCCATGACTAGAGACGGCGTCAACGACGCGCCGGCACTGAAAAAGGCCGACATCGGGATCGCCATGGGGAAAAGGGTACCGAGGCGGCCAAGGAAGCGGCAGAGATGGTCCTCGCCGACGACAACTTCGCCTCCATCGTCCATGCCGTCGAGGAGGGACGGACCGTCTATGACAACCTGA
- a CDS encoding dihydrodipicolinate synthase family protein, with amino-acid sequence MEGIFAPIATIFDEAGDLDLEGFCDNVRKFNETKLSGLVVLGSNGEFALLSYQEKIALVKSAKETLDRDKLLIAGTGCESLRETIMLSNESADIGIDAILVVTPSYYKSDMTDEALERYFTTIADGCKVPVMLYNMPRNTGINMGPSLVARLAKHPNIIGIKDSSGNISQIAEIIAKCPNDFAVFAGSGSFLLPTLMLGGVGGTLAVANVLPDYCAAIHDLYKEGDLDKARKLQLGLLDLNAAVTTRYGIGGMKAAMEIVGFHGGSPRLPILPASGAVKEEISKIIVDALKVFSEVCGG; translated from the coding sequence GTGGAAGGCATATTCGCGCCAATAGCCACCATATTTGATGAGGCTGGCGACTTAGATCTGGAAGGTTTTTGCGATAACGTCAGGAAGTTCAACGAGACTAAACTTTCCGGACTGGTCGTCCTGGGGAGCAACGGAGAATTTGCCCTGTTGAGTTATCAGGAAAAGATCGCCCTAGTGAAATCAGCTAAAGAGACGCTTGACAGAGATAAGCTTCTCATTGCAGGGACTGGATGCGAGTCTTTGCGCGAGACGATTATGTTGAGCAATGAATCGGCTGACATAGGCATAGATGCGATTTTAGTCGTCACGCCAAGTTATTACAAAAGCGATATGACTGATGAGGCGTTGGAAAGGTATTTCACGACAATTGCCGATGGATGCAAGGTGCCCGTGATGCTTTATAACATGCCCAGGAACACGGGAATAAACATGGGCCCAAGCCTTGTGGCAAGGTTGGCAAAACACCCAAACATCATCGGCATCAAGGATAGCTCGGGAAATATCTCCCAAATCGCAGAGATCATAGCAAAATGCCCTAATGATTTCGCCGTCTTTGCCGGTTCCGGGAGCTTCCTTTTGCCCACGCTCATGCTTGGGGGAGTGGGCGGTACCTTGGCTGTGGCAAACGTCTTGCCGGATTACTGTGCAGCGATCCACGATCTTTATAAAGAGGGCGACTTGGATAAGGCCAGAAAACTGCAGCTTGGCTTGCTAGACCTTAACGCAGCGGTTACAACTCGTTACGGCATCGGGGGAATGAAGGCGGCCATGGAAATTGTAGGCTTTCACGGGGGATCTCCAAGATTGCCCATACTTCCTGCCAGTGGAGCAGTAAAAGAGGAAATATCTAAAATAATAGTTGATGCATTGAAGGTTTTTTCCGAGGTTTGTGGGGGTTAG